The genomic segment TTTCCGCTTCATCCTTATGAAGCTGTTCGATCAATTCCTCAATGGAATCAAATTTCAATTCAGACCGGGTACGGCGGATGAAAGATATCCGCATGGGCTGATCATAAATATCAGCATCAAAATGGAAAATATGCACCTCAATGCTACGGTCCAGACCATTATTCAATGTAGGCCGGTAACCAATACTCAACATTCCTGTATGCTTCGCCTCGCCGAGAAAGACATTAACAGCATACACCCCGTCGGCAGGAACCAGCTTCTCAGGATCATTGACACATAGATTGGCAGTCGGGAAACCTATCTTACGCCCCACATGATAACCGTTTACAACCGTACCGTTCAGAAAAAAATGATAGCCCAGACAGTTGGCTGCTTCCGAAACATCTCCCTCCAGCAAAAGGTGGCGAATAGCCGAGGAACTGACGGTCATCTCATTATTGGAATAGGCCTGCGCCAATATCACCTCCATTCCCAATTCCTGCCCGTAACGCACATAATCATCAAAATCTTCGCTGCGGTTATGCCCAAAACGGTGGTCGTAACCTATCACTAAAGCCTGCACCTGATAGTCACCTTTCAATACAGCCATAAATTGTTTGGCCGAAAGACGGGCTAAATCTGGTGTGAAATCAAGCATGATGCAATAATCTATGCCGGTATCGGCAAGCAGAGCGGTCTTCTCGTCACAAGTGGTGAGCAACTCGGAGTGAAAGTCAGGGTGCATTACTTTGCGGGGATGCACCGGAAAAGTAATAACCGATGAGGCAAGCCCACGTACAGCCGCAGCCTCGCATACCTGTTCTATCAGGAACCTATGCCCCCGATGCACTCCGTCAAAAAAGCCAATGGTAGCTACATTCGGCAGGAGCTCCTTACCGGATATTTCAGTGTGTAACTGCATGCTCACCCTATCCTGTCGGTTTACTTAAATAAATGACTCCAATCCTCGCCGGCTTTTGGAGTATAGGTGGAGATGCCCAATGACCGGGCCGTTATACAGTTGGCTTCCGAATCATCGATAAAGAAGGTTTCTTTCGGATCCAAACCCGCCTCATCCAGCACTTTCCGGAAGATTTCTTCATCCGGCTTTGCCATTTTCATTTCGTAGGAGAGGAAAATGTGCTCAAAATAATCTTCTACGCGAAATGTCTTATAGGGAAAAGCATGCTCACAAGACCATTTCCAATGAATTTCATTAGTATTGCTCAGCAGATATACCACATAATCCTTACGCAAAGCCAATAACAAATCCAATTTGCAGGTCGGTATATTCACCAGGAAACTGTTCCATGCGGCATCAATCCGGGCATCAGCAACGTCCTTGCCTATCTTCCCCCGAATCACATTCCGAAAATCGGCACTGGAAATAAGCCCCTTCTCATAATGCTGGAAGAAGTCCTGCTGATGATATATGTCAAGAGCATGCTCCACATCCGGCAATCCCAGTTTCTTAAAATTCTCCAAACAACGCTGACGGTCCAAATCAATCAGTACACCGCCAAAGTCAACTATAAGATTTTTGATTCCTTTTCTTTTCATCACCCTATTTTTGCATGAAACGTCGGACAAGACGGATGCCTTCGCCCACCCATAATACCAAAGAAGTAGAAGCTATAATTATCATCCAGGTTGTGAAATCAAGTGGTTCCGTACGGAACACCGCTCCACCAAACTGCACAATAATGAACTGGCCTCCCAAAATAGCAAGTACCACCAACTCCATGCCGTAAGATCTGGAGATCCCTTTAAAGGCAGAATCCGACGTTCCGAATACCCTTGCATTGAAAAGGTTCCAGAATTGCAACATGACGAAGAAGGTAAAGAAGATGGTCAGGCGCTGCGGCGTCATACCATTCTCTTCATTATTAAACCAGAATAACATTCCCATGAGCAATATCAGGAAAGCCATTCCCATACCAAGAATATAATTTCTCATGGATTTAGTTATAATGAAATCAGTGCTTTTGCGGGGTTTCTCTTTCATCACACTTTCACTGGGAGGGATAGATGCCAAAGCCAAAGCGGCAAATGTGTCCATAATCAGATTCACCCACAACATCTGTGTTACGGTCAATGGCAGTTCAGTACCCACCAATGAGCCAAGCAGCACAATGAACAATGCCACAAAATTAATTGTCAGCTGGAATACGATGAAACGTTGGATATTCTTATACAACGAACGTCCCCACATCACAGCCGTACCGATACTGTTGAACGAGTCATCCAGCAATGTTATATCACTTGCTTCCTTGGCAACAGATGTCCCTGTTCCCATAGACAGACCTACCTGTGCATGGTTCAAAGCCGGAGCATCATTAGTACCGTCTCCCGTCACAGCCACCACCGCACCTTTCTGCTGCAACAGCTGGACCAAACGCTGTTTGTCGGTAGGGCGGGCACGTGACATAATCTTCAAATCCAATACCCTGTCAAGAGCCTCTTCATCCGTCAACTCGGCAAAAGCAGCACCTGTAATACGGTTCCGCTCAGTATCTTCCTCCTTCCACAAACCAATCTGCCGCGCAATTTCAGTAGCCGTACCCGGTGTATCTCCCGTCACTATCTTGACGCCAATGCCTGCCGACTGGCATTTTGCAACAGCAGCAGGCACATCCGGACGTATAGGATCGCTGATTGCCACAACACCCAGAAAAGACAGGTCATTCCCTGCCACCAAAGCCACGCAGTCATCTTTCGCCGTATCATCATCTACTATCTTATAGGCAAAACCGAGCGTACGCATCGCCATATTCTGGTATTTCAGTAACTGGGCCTCCACAGTAGAACGATATTCCACAGCATCCACCCGCTTGCCGTCCAGCAGTACATCCCGGCATTTTCCCAATACGATTTCAGGTGCTCCCTTCACATAAAGGACTTTCTTTCCGATCAGAGGAGAGTCCACCAAAGTTGCCATGAATTTCCGTTCCGTAGAAAAGGTCAGCTGGTCAAGCACCTTCGCGCCCTCCCTAAGTTCCAGATAATTACGTTTCTGACTATCAAGCCACAAAAGCAAGGCCACCTCGGTAGGATTACCCACTCCCTTCGGTTTCTCTCCCGGTGTCATTTCTTCCAGAAAAGCGGTGGAATTGGCACTGATACCCTCTATTACCAGTTTACTCAAATCATCCTCCCCTACTTCCCTTCCGTTTTTCAGTCCGTAAAAGTCAGGTTCATACACCTGCATCAGGTTCTGCGTCAACGTACCCGTCTTATCCGTACAGATAACGGTTATCGCTCCCATCGTCTCGCAAGCGTGCATCTTTCTCACCAGATTATTGGTAGAAAGCATGCGCCGCATATTCAGCGCCAGACTGAGCGTCACACTCATAGGCAACCCCTCAGGAACAGCCACGACAATCAAAGTCACCGCCATCATAAAATATTGCAAAGTAGCTTTCAAAGCAGGCAACCATTGCTCAAACGTATGGAAAGAAGCAAAATCATAGACCAAAACCACATCCTTTATAAAGAAGATGGCAAACGCCAAACCTGCTACCGAGAAACCTATTTTTCCTATGAGGTTGGCAAGTTTTGTAAGTTGGATATTCAAGGGAGTAGGCTCGGTGCTTTGCTCCGTACTTTGACGGGCCACTTTCCCAATCTCCGTAGCGTCGCCAACCGCTTCCACACGCATCATTCCATGCC from the Bacteroides eggerthii genome contains:
- a CDS encoding calcium-translocating P-type ATPase, PMCA-type, encoding MTATKDDFYHVGLTDDEVRKSRTEHGVNLLTPPKRPSLWKLYLEKFEDPVVRVLLVAAFFSLIISMVENEYAETIGIIAAILLATGIGFFFEYDANKKFDLLNAVNEETLVKVIRNGRVQEIPRKEVVVGDIIILETGEEIPADGELLEAISLQVNESNLTGEPVIAKTIVEADFDEEATYASNRVLRGTTVVDGHGMMRVEAVGDATEIGKVARQSTEQSTEPTPLNIQLTKLANLIGKIGFSVAGLAFAIFFIKDVVLVYDFASFHTFEQWLPALKATLQYFMMAVTLIVVAVPEGLPMSVTLSLALNMRRMLSTNNLVRKMHACETMGAITVICTDKTGTLTQNLMQVYEPDFYGLKNGREVGEDDLSKLVIEGISANSTAFLEEMTPGEKPKGVGNPTEVALLLWLDSQKRNYLELREGAKVLDQLTFSTERKFMATLVDSPLIGKKVLYVKGAPEIVLGKCRDVLLDGKRVDAVEYRSTVEAQLLKYQNMAMRTLGFAYKIVDDDTAKDDCVALVAGNDLSFLGVVAISDPIRPDVPAAVAKCQSAGIGVKIVTGDTPGTATEIARQIGLWKEEDTERNRITGAAFAELTDEEALDRVLDLKIMSRARPTDKQRLVQLLQQKGAVVAVTGDGTNDAPALNHAQVGLSMGTGTSVAKEASDITLLDDSFNSIGTAVMWGRSLYKNIQRFIVFQLTINFVALFIVLLGSLVGTELPLTVTQMLWVNLIMDTFAALALASIPPSESVMKEKPRKSTDFIITKSMRNYILGMGMAFLILLMGMLFWFNNEENGMTPQRLTIFFTFFVMLQFWNLFNARVFGTSDSAFKGISRSYGMELVVLAILGGQFIIVQFGGAVFRTEPLDFTTWMIIIASTSLVLWVGEGIRLVRRFMQK
- a CDS encoding HAD family hydrolase; translated protein: MKRKGIKNLIVDFGGVLIDLDRQRCLENFKKLGLPDVEHALDIYHQQDFFQHYEKGLISSADFRNVIRGKIGKDVADARIDAAWNSFLVNIPTCKLDLLLALRKDYVVYLLSNTNEIHWKWSCEHAFPYKTFRVEDYFEHIFLSYEMKMAKPDEEIFRKVLDEAGLDPKETFFIDDSEANCITARSLGISTYTPKAGEDWSHLFK
- a CDS encoding bifunctional riboflavin kinase/FAD synthetase yields the protein MQLHTEISGKELLPNVATIGFFDGVHRGHRFLIEQVCEAAAVRGLASSVITFPVHPRKVMHPDFHSELLTTCDEKTALLADTGIDYCIMLDFTPDLARLSAKQFMAVLKGDYQVQALVIGYDHRFGHNRSEDFDDYVRYGQELGMEVILAQAYSNNEMTVSSSAIRHLLLEGDVSEAANCLGYHFFLNGTVVNGYHVGRKIGFPTANLCVNDPEKLVPADGVYAVNVFLGEAKHTGMLSIGYRPTLNNGLDRSIEVHIFHFDADIYDQPMRISFIRRTRSELKFDSIEELIEQLHKDEAEITAILSLQ